One Vicia villosa cultivar HV-30 ecotype Madison, WI linkage group LG5, Vvil1.0, whole genome shotgun sequence genomic window, ATTCTAAGAACATAAGCAAACAAACATCACAAGAAAACCAAGCAATACACAACACACTTCGTTGCAATGGCTTCTGCTCAGTGCTACAAAACCTGCGAACAAACCTGCCAACACAAAAACCACTACCAgcagcagcagcagcaacatagcTCAATCGGACAGAAGGTAACTGACTTCTACAAAGGACACCACAATGATGGAACACAATACTATAGCCAACACAAAAAtcacaaccagcagcagcaacatggCTCGGTCGGACAAAAAGTAACTGACTTCTACAAAGGACACCACAGTGATGGAACACAAACCAAAACACAATACTATAGCGAGACAGATGTGATTTACCAACCAGGATATGTTGCCAAAAATCAAAGTAACACATGCACCGGAACACGTCACAATCACAATCACGCCGCTACTGGCACCACCATTGTTACCGGCACCACTGCAGCAAAATGCCAAGGGAGAAACAGGAGGGAGAGGAGAAACATGTTCCAGAGGATCAAGGATGGCATATCAGGTCACAGCAGTGACAGTGGCAGTAGCAGTGATGAGTGTGACAGCGACAATGAGAACCGTCGCCACAGGAAGGCAAGTATATACATTATTAGCAGCATAAAATTAGAGACGGAAAAATTCGACCGTTTATGGTATATATATTTCTCATGTATATATATTGTGCTCATTTTGATTCCTCGTGAAACTTTGTTTTGCAGAACTGCAACTGAGGAGCAGCTGTACCAATAATAATAAATTGGAGTTTGAGTATGGAAGTTTGCAGCTCAAAGTACAATATATGTGTGTGGTGATTATGTGCAAGCATGAATAAATTAGCTACATATAATAAGTATTAAAAATGTagcaaaaaaaaccctaattaaaagtatctttaaaataaaaatgaatataatttGATGTATGAAACTAAGCCCGTGTACAATGTTTGTGGTTCAAGTCTGAGTTTCAGAACTACCATAAAAACAAATGCATGTTATGTACTGCGATCGACATAAGATCGATGCtcctattattatatatataaataaaactgtTTTGTGTGCATTAAAATTGGTTCTTGCTTTATTAATATTTTCCTTTATAGTGTATATATTATCAGCAATCTGGCTCTCATGTCTAGAAAATATCTTCATCTAAACCTTATGGGTAATAGAAAAAGAGTAAAAGAagcaatcaaacaaacaaaatgaAAAAACCTCAAATATACATGAGATAAACCATCCAATAATCAAGCATCAGAAAAGAGAAGAAAGCGGACCACTCAATAATCAAGCAACAGAAAAGAGAAGAAAGCAAAGCAATAAAACTGCACCTCTACTGGGAAGAGGACATGGTAGATCTCAGCT contains:
- the LOC131603707 gene encoding uncharacterized protein LOC131603707: MASAQCYKTCEQTCQHKNHYQQQQQQHSSIGQKVTDFYKGHHNDGTQYYSQHKNHNQQQQHGSVGQKVTDFYKGHHSDGTQTKTQYYSETDVIYQPGYVAKNQSNTCTGTRHNHNHAATGTTIVTGTTAAKCQGRNRRERRNMFQRIKDGISGHSSDSGSSSDECDSDNENRRHRKNCN